A single Lactuca sativa cultivar Salinas chromosome 8, Lsat_Salinas_v11, whole genome shotgun sequence DNA region contains:
- the LOC111917076 gene encoding chaperone protein dnaJ 72 isoform X1: MDYYKVLGLSSNATKDEIKEAFRNIAKKFHPDKHSASPKSVRDGATVRFKQASEAYEVLVDDHKRADYNLRSNRSNQGGPSGSGYGYGYGYTYDSRKNRSSSYDHYSTKASVSRFQIALGYINSRAFLLNVAFAGAILSGLAVVEIGRDAIWKMQNPGKSFEEAMESIQKTKTVKEKE; encoded by the exons ATGGATTATTATAAGGTGCTGGGTCTGAGTAGCAACGCTACCAAAGACGAAATCAAAGAAGCATTTAGGAATATAGCCAAGAAATTCCACCCCGATAAGCACTCTGCGTCTCCGAAATCCGTCAGGGACGGTGCCACCGTCCGATTCAAGCAAGCATCCGAAGCTTACGAGGTTTTAGTCGATGATCACAAGCGCGCTGATTATAATCTCCGTTCTAATCGTAGCAATCAGGGCGGTCCAAGTGGTTCCGGGTACGGGTATGGATATGGGTACACATATGATAGCAGGAAGAACCGTTCATCTAGTTATGATCACTACAGCACGAAGGCATCCGTTTCTAGGTTTCAGATCGCCCTTGGATACATAAACAGTCGTGCATTCCTTCTCAATGTTGCTTTTGCTGG GGCTATATTAAGTGGTCTAGCGGTTGTTGAAATAGGCAGAGATGCAATCTGGAAGATGCAGAATCCAGGT AAATCATTTGAAGAAGCAATGGAATCTATACAGAAGACAAAAACAGTGAAGGAAAAGGAATAA
- the LOC111917076 gene encoding chaperone protein dnaJ 72 isoform X2, with product MDYYKVLGLSSNATKDEIKEAFRNIAKKFHPDKHSASPKSVRDGATVRFKQASEAYEVLVDDHKRADYNLRSNRSNQGGPSGSGYGYGYGYTYDSRKNRSSSYDHYSTKASVSRFQIALGYINSRAFLLNVAFAGAILSGLAVVEIGRDAIWKMQNPEII from the exons ATGGATTATTATAAGGTGCTGGGTCTGAGTAGCAACGCTACCAAAGACGAAATCAAAGAAGCATTTAGGAATATAGCCAAGAAATTCCACCCCGATAAGCACTCTGCGTCTCCGAAATCCGTCAGGGACGGTGCCACCGTCCGATTCAAGCAAGCATCCGAAGCTTACGAGGTTTTAGTCGATGATCACAAGCGCGCTGATTATAATCTCCGTTCTAATCGTAGCAATCAGGGCGGTCCAAGTGGTTCCGGGTACGGGTATGGATATGGGTACACATATGATAGCAGGAAGAACCGTTCATCTAGTTATGATCACTACAGCACGAAGGCATCCGTTTCTAGGTTTCAGATCGCCCTTGGATACATAAACAGTCGTGCATTCCTTCTCAATGTTGCTTTTGCTGG GGCTATATTAAGTGGTCTAGCGGTTGTTGAAATAGGCAGAGATGCAATCTGGAAGATGCAGAATCCAG AAATCATTTGA
- the LOC111917043 gene encoding probable aquaporin SIP2-1, whose translation MAGMAQLMITDMIMSFMWIWSGIIIRLIAHVVLGLSGHASEFVRSVLTILNMFLFTHLVKLTDGGAYNPIVVFTSAINGTFTTFLFNIARIPFQVAGSIVGVRLIIETFPELWRGPALVINLHQGALTEGLLTFSQVLITLGLDRSINGSFYMKTWISSILKFSLHILGSDLTGGCMNPAAVVGWAYAFGVHKRKEHIIVYWFAPIEATLLASWTFRLLTRRSKPEKKKKQKIN comes from the exons ATGGCGGGAATGGCGCAGCTGATGATCACAGATATGATAATGTCTTTCATGTGGATTTGGTCAGGCATTATCATCAGATTAATTGCTCACGTTGTTTTAGGGCTGAGCGGTCACGCTTCTGAATTCGTTAGGTCTGTTCTCACCATTCTCAACATGTTCTTGTTTACTCATCTGGTTAAACTCACCGATGGCGGGGCGTACAATCCCATTGTTGTCTTTACATCCGCCATCAATGGAACTTTTACCACCTTTCTCTTCAACATCGCAAGAATCCCCTTTCAG GTGGCTGGATCGATTGTTGGAGTGAGGCTTATCATTGAGACATTTCCCGAGCTATGGCGTGGGCCAGCGCTGGTGATCAACCTCCATCAGGGTGCACTGACAGAAGGATTGTTGACATTCTCACAGGTGCTCATCACACTTGGTCTTGACAGAAGCATTAATGGCAGTTTCTATATGAAGACATGGATTAGTAGCATCTTAAAATTTTCTCTTCATATACTCGGATCTGATTTAACTGGTGGATGCATGAATCCAGCTGCT GTAGTTGGATGGGCGTATGCATTTGGTGTTCATAAAAGAAAGGAGCATATAATTGTTTATTGGTTTGCCCCAATTGAGGCGACTCTATTGGCATCATGGACATTTAGGTTGCTCACGCGACGTTCAAAACCAGAGAAGAAAAAGAAACAGAAGATCAACTAA